A single window of Halobacillus naozhouensis DNA harbors:
- a CDS encoding aminoglycoside adenylyltransferase domain-containing protein: MDEIKGVIDDDFIGFYIHGSLAMGGFNPKSSDIDVLVVTNETMIIETKERLVKLFLNCSNDPFPVEISFVNKEQLKNWEHPFPFDFHFSEFWRRRYERDLSQEKYQYINAGKGKDPDLAAHITITTHRGICLEGPPIHTIFPTVPRSHYISSIIGDYRSCIEEIQKDPIYCVLNIVRVYWYLKDGKISSKQEAGNWGKTSLSEQVNLTVHKAVHSYVDGKGTYEFDKDELLIFRNVMSRKIQEQINFT; encoded by the coding sequence TTGGATGAAATTAAGGGAGTTATAGATGACGATTTTATTGGATTTTATATTCATGGTTCCTTGGCAATGGGAGGATTTAATCCGAAAAGCAGTGATATAGATGTTTTGGTAGTTACGAATGAAACAATGATTATTGAAACCAAGGAAAGGCTAGTAAAGTTATTTTTAAATTGCTCCAATGATCCATTTCCGGTTGAGATAAGTTTTGTGAATAAAGAACAACTAAAAAATTGGGAGCATCCCTTCCCATTCGATTTTCACTTTAGTGAATTTTGGAGAAGACGGTATGAAAGGGATTTGTCACAGGAGAAATATCAATACATAAACGCCGGGAAGGGAAAAGATCCAGACCTAGCTGCTCACATCACTATAACAACACACCGAGGAATCTGTTTAGAGGGCCCGCCTATTCATACTATATTTCCGACAGTCCCACGTTCCCACTATATATCCTCCATTATAGGAGATTACCGAAGTTGTATTGAGGAAATTCAGAAGGACCCAATATATTGTGTATTAAATATAGTTAGGGTTTATTGGTATCTAAAAGATGGAAAAATATCATCAAAGCAAGAGGCAGGGAATTGGGGCAAAACGTCACTGTCTGAACAGGTTAACTTAACCGTTCACAAAGCAGTTCATAGTTATGTGGATGGCAAGGGAACTTACGAATTTGATAAGGATGAACTTTTGATTTTTAGAAATGTTATGAGCAGGAAAATACAAGAGCAAATCAATTTCACATGA
- a CDS encoding ABC transporter permease subunit has product MIKKLGKQPLFLLGIGFLFLMLAGSFVHAVFFDSHVPKTPFLYNDNNKLVGAPFAPFDHSILGTDMNGNHLIYYILQGAKFTILGAFSIGIISFTLAFLIGIPLGFRFKRRSKIVENTISVLYFVPASLIAYNFLRPLLWEPMSGFPTSLAFRLGVEMLVLSILLVPPAAILIANETSVILKREYVTTSKVLGGRPYHLYRRHLIPHIKGNLVTIFKRQTIQAILVMSHLGVFELFFGGTNVEYGLGAGPPTPITFEWASMVGMYYDTLQTNVQWLVGVPLAFLVLFIIALMGMSRGVKNVMKLDERSVYLKEKREVEGTERTSTNLGTTDFIMDKDSSK; this is encoded by the coding sequence TTGATTAAAAAATTAGGTAAACAGCCTTTGTTCCTTTTGGGGATTGGTTTTTTATTTCTCATGTTAGCTGGTAGTTTTGTGCATGCAGTTTTTTTTGATTCCCATGTTCCTAAAACTCCATTTTTATATAACGATAATAATAAATTAGTGGGTGCACCATTTGCTCCTTTTGACCATTCCATATTAGGCACAGATATGAATGGTAATCACTTGATTTATTACATTTTACAGGGGGCAAAGTTTACGATCTTAGGAGCCTTTTCTATAGGGATCATTAGTTTTACTCTTGCTTTCCTAATTGGGATTCCCCTTGGGTTCAGGTTTAAAAGGAGGTCTAAAATTGTAGAAAACACAATTTCCGTTTTATATTTCGTTCCTGCTTCCTTGATTGCTTACAATTTTCTCAGACCATTGTTATGGGAACCTATGTCTGGATTTCCAACAAGCCTCGCTTTTCGATTAGGAGTAGAAATGTTGGTTCTCAGTATTTTATTGGTACCACCCGCAGCTATTCTCATAGCGAATGAGACAAGTGTTATTTTAAAGAGGGAATATGTCACAACCAGTAAGGTTCTAGGGGGAAGACCATACCACCTGTATCGTCGTCATCTTATCCCCCATATCAAAGGGAACCTAGTTACAATATTTAAGAGACAAACCATCCAAGCTATCCTTGTTATGAGCCACCTGGGTGTATTTGAACTCTTTTTTGGTGGAACTAATGTAGAGTACGGATTGGGCGCTGGTCCACCAACTCCAATCACTTTTGAATGGGCATCCATGGTAGGCATGTACTATGATACATTGCAAACAAACGTTCAATGGTTAGTAGGTGTACCATTAGCTTTTCTGGTGTTATTTATCATTGCCTTGATGGGTATGAGTCGTGGCGTTAAGAATGTTATGAAGCTTGATGAGCGATCCGTTTACTTAAAGGAAAAAAGAGAGGTGGAAGGAACTGAGAGGACTTCAACAAATTTAGGAACAACGGATTTTATAATGGATAAAGATTCATCTAAATAA
- a CDS encoding ester cyclase produces MAILDEKQIYNLWVKAWNDDVSVLDNITDPHCLVHQVRTDGRTSDERKGAHALKGIITDGCAFFNNVKMTIEVGPIVDRPYVSARWKFTGVYNGGMPGAKAEMGKKISFNGTDIFLVQEGKIKDYWVSSDGIYLMEQLGVF; encoded by the coding sequence TTGGCTATTCTTGACGAGAAGCAAATTTATAACTTATGGGTAAAAGCTTGGAATGATGATGTTTCTGTACTTGATAATATAACAGATCCACATTGCCTGGTTCATCAAGTGAGAACTGACGGAAGGACTTCGGATGAACGGAAGGGTGCCCACGCCTTAAAGGGAATCATTACGGATGGTTGTGCATTTTTTAATAACGTTAAAATGACAATAGAAGTTGGTCCTATCGTAGACAGGCCGTACGTTTCAGCGCGTTGGAAGTTTACAGGAGTCTACAATGGAGGTATGCCAGGTGCTAAGGCAGAGATGGGGAAAAAGATAAGCTTTAACGGTACAGATATTTTTCTTGTACAAGAAGGTAAAATAAAAGACTATTGGGTATCCTCCGACGGCATATACCTTATGGAGCAACTAGGAGTGTTTTAA
- a CDS encoding LPXTG cell wall anchor domain-containing protein — MLKRFSVVVVVMFLVALTGLHNPVFADNHGEPPVKELEQQFNDLIDLETTEDGEVKKYDSRDRLEEEMKSIMVWPLADHYLDTYFEERDGKLYLKEMDGPVQLKTDQDYTLEKVSADKYKLTQHGENQLRDEYTLTITYSYEAGKWVFGDRMNHVASSETGGELPDTATSFPIVMVSGGAVMALGALLLIFRRKPTV; from the coding sequence TTGTTGAAAAGATTTTCTGTAGTAGTAGTAGTAATGTTTTTGGTGGCGCTTACAGGGCTACATAATCCTGTCTTTGCGGACAATCACGGGGAGCCACCTGTCAAAGAGTTGGAGCAGCAGTTCAATGATTTGATTGATTTAGAGACTACTGAGGATGGCGAAGTAAAGAAATATGATTCCAGGGACAGGTTAGAAGAAGAAATGAAGAGTATCATGGTTTGGCCGCTGGCAGACCATTACTTGGATACCTATTTCGAAGAACGAGATGGAAAGTTATACCTGAAAGAAATGGACGGCCCTGTTCAGTTGAAAACGGATCAAGATTATACATTGGAAAAGGTCAGCGCTGATAAGTACAAACTGACCCAGCATGGAGAAAATCAACTGCGAGACGAATACACATTGACAATCACTTACAGCTATGAAGCTGGCAAATGGGTTTTCGGTGACCGTATGAACCATGTAGCTTCTTCCGAAACCGGTGGGGAGTTACCTGATACGGCTACTTCTTTTCCAATCGTAATGGTTTCTGGTGGTGCTGTTATGGCACTCGGCGCTCTTCTCCTTATCTTCAGAAGAAAACCCACTGTTTAA
- a CDS encoding rhodanese-like domain-containing protein: protein MMERIEYFKARLEANISPMEYRRAKEENPEGYLLVDVRVGPEEIKKEKLEGAMVIPLTELQERMSELPKKKTIILYCWDTWCTLASKAAVLLLENDYDAKELYGGLAAWRTLDFPTLPLPEITSSSTERSLDCEC from the coding sequence ATGATGGAGCGCATTGAGTACTTTAAAGCAAGATTGGAAGCAAACATCAGTCCAATGGAATATCGCAGGGCAAAGGAAGAAAATCCAGAGGGTTATTTGTTGGTAGATGTGAGAGTAGGGCCGGAAGAAATCAAGAAAGAGAAGTTAGAGGGAGCAATGGTCATCCCATTGACTGAATTACAAGAAAGAATGTCGGAGCTACCTAAGAAAAAAACCATTATACTATATTGTTGGGACACCTGGTGCACACTTGCATCAAAAGCAGCTGTTCTGTTGCTGGAGAATGATTATGATGCAAAAGAACTTTATGGAGGATTAGCAGCGTGGAGAACGCTTGATTTTCCGACACTACCATTACCAGAAATAACCTCGTCATCCACTGAAAGAAGTTTAGATTGCGAATGTTAA
- a CDS encoding ABC transporter permease subunit: MRWKSYLLSETLKPFFLIVGIFLISISPLFMSVEGFEWPGFETIGSIFGQMMRPESLVYINPTSGVERSLFTIIFKAFASSLRVLGMALIVSFFFALLGTIILWRAPKRVYKVCLSSSSFLQSIPDVVFVVASQMFLVWLYFRTGTTFIKLAGAGEEEAILAPALVLAILPTMYFLQSMLELVEEERKEPYYELATSKGLTKSFILLKHILRNMFVRLAYQAKFLISIMISNLLIVEYLFENLGMTSFLLTYSQPPVFFVTALLFFGPIYLFLKVIELSLYFFTRQEVSL; the protein is encoded by the coding sequence TTGAGATGGAAATCCTATTTATTAAGTGAAACTTTGAAACCCTTCTTTTTAATAGTTGGCATATTTTTAATTAGTATTTCACCTCTATTTATGTCGGTAGAAGGATTTGAATGGCCTGGATTTGAAACAATTGGTAGCATCTTTGGGCAAATGATGCGCCCGGAGTCGCTAGTCTATATAAACCCAACCTCTGGGGTGGAAAGAAGTCTATTTACCATTATATTTAAGGCCTTTGCAAGTTCTTTGAGAGTATTGGGAATGGCTCTTATTGTTTCTTTCTTCTTTGCTCTTCTTGGAACGATTATTTTATGGCGTGCTCCGAAGAGGGTTTATAAAGTATGTTTATCATCATCTTCTTTCCTGCAAAGTATTCCAGATGTTGTTTTCGTCGTTGCCTCTCAGATGTTTCTTGTATGGTTATATTTTCGGACAGGGACGACCTTTATAAAGCTTGCAGGAGCCGGTGAAGAAGAAGCTATTTTAGCACCTGCATTAGTTTTAGCAATCCTTCCAACGATGTATTTTCTCCAATCCATGCTGGAACTTGTTGAAGAGGAGAGGAAAGAGCCCTACTATGAACTTGCTACAAGCAAAGGACTAACCAAATCATTTATTTTGCTTAAACATATTTTGCGGAACATGTTTGTTCGGCTTGCCTACCAAGCGAAATTCCTAATTAGCATTATGATAAGTAATTTACTCATCGTTGAATACCTTTTTGAGAATCTTGGGATGACTTCCTTTTTGCTTACTTATTCTCAACCACCTGTATTTTTTGTTACAGCTTTATTGTTCTTCGGACCTATCTATTTGTTTTTAAAAGTTATTGAACTGTCTTTGTACTTCTTCACAAGACAGGAGGTCTCTCTTTGA
- a CDS encoding class D sortase encodes MKKIGILLLLTGIMMIAWSGYSWWEQTKAVTSNAEELHMVYENWDDTAYQQQLKSIDDKQRSHTKSYQHGESVGELEIPRIGSQYDVYWGTGADTLKQGVGMYDSKWTVKPDTPGHVVLSGHRDTVFRQLDKVKVGDHLYVIYEEKTYDYQIRKTWITDEKDRSVIVDKNKPTLTLTTCYPFDFVGYAPDRYIVQAELVSVDKNG; translated from the coding sequence ATGAAGAAAATCGGTATTTTGTTATTGCTCACAGGAATAATGATGATAGCTTGGAGCGGCTATTCCTGGTGGGAACAGACCAAGGCAGTCACCAGCAATGCGGAGGAACTTCACATGGTGTACGAGAATTGGGATGATACCGCATATCAGCAACAGCTAAAATCCATCGATGACAAGCAAAGGTCCCATACCAAGTCTTATCAGCACGGAGAAAGTGTCGGAGAGTTGGAGATTCCTCGTATAGGCAGCCAATATGATGTTTACTGGGGAACAGGTGCTGATACGCTTAAACAAGGAGTGGGTATGTATGACAGTAAATGGACTGTCAAACCGGACACCCCTGGCCATGTGGTTCTCTCTGGTCATCGCGACACGGTGTTCAGACAACTCGATAAAGTGAAAGTAGGGGACCATCTTTATGTAATTTATGAAGAGAAAACGTACGACTATCAGATTCGTAAAACGTGGATAACGGACGAAAAAGATCGTTCTGTCATCGTTGATAAAAACAAGCCGACACTTACCTTGACTACGTGTTATCCCTTCGATTTTGTCGGTTATGCACCTGATCGTTATATTGTCCAGGCAGAATTAGTCTCTGTGGACAAAAATGGCTAA
- a CDS encoding nucleotidyltransferase family protein — MKSIFSFSFIKEQKDIQMVIDPKGAKKNIMKDIEKILFDITLYIKEKYDCHTVLLYGSYVTGDYTSESDIDLIGFTNSTEQYNEVDLFNGKQLDVWIHPTNDM; from the coding sequence ATGAAATCGATTTTCAGCTTTTCCTTTATAAAAGAACAGAAAGATATACAAATGGTAATTGATCCGAAGGGGGCTAAAAAGAATATTATGAAGGATATAGAAAAAATACTGTTTGACATCACGCTATATATCAAAGAGAAATATGACTGCCATACGGTACTCTTATACGGTTCTTATGTAACAGGAGACTACACAAGTGAGAGTGACATTGATCTAATCGGTTTTACCAATTCAACGGAACAGTATAACGAAGTCGATCTTTTTAATGGAAAGCAGTTAGACGTTTGGATTCATCCGACCAATGATATGTAA
- a CDS encoding MarR family winged helix-turn-helix transcriptional regulator, which translates to MESRFIEKLSPLKLTARQFGVLQYLEEHPHSSQKQVGEALQIDRTTMVSHIDYLEEIQYAQRVKNPKDRRSFVLKISKLGQEKLRLGRSHLENTEMDVLSGLTDKEQKELKSILLRVWSTIQGEEK; encoded by the coding sequence ATGGAATCACGATTTATAGAGAAACTCTCACCTTTGAAATTGACTGCCAGACAATTTGGAGTTCTTCAATACCTGGAGGAGCACCCTCATTCTTCACAAAAACAAGTGGGTGAAGCTCTACAAATCGACCGTACAACAATGGTTTCACATATTGATTACCTTGAAGAAATACAATATGCTCAGCGAGTTAAGAATCCAAAGGATAGGAGATCCTTTGTGTTAAAGATCTCAAAACTAGGTCAAGAAAAGTTGAGATTAGGACGAAGCCATCTCGAAAACACTGAGATGGATGTCCTTTCAGGTCTTACTGATAAAGAACAAAAAGAGTTAAAATCTATTTTATTAAGAGTTTGGTCAACCATACAAGGGGAGGAAAAATGA
- the ltrA gene encoding group II intron reverse transcriptase/maturase: MPTLRNWDYYHMTETFTDLHEKASQGYKFSHLYDTIISRENILLAFRMIKTNKGSKTPGTDGKTIDDMKELSENNLVNEVRTKLRNYHPKKVRREWIEKENGKWRPLGIPCILDRIIQQSFKQVLEPIVESQFFKHSYGFRPLRSAHHAMARIQYLINQAQFHFVVDVDIKSFFDNVNHSLLNKQLWNMGIRDRKVLACIAKMIKSEIDGEGVPVKGSPQGGILSPLLSNVVLNDLDQWVAGQWEVFPLTKTYSSDDAKRRARKQTNLKQGYLIRYADDFKILCRDGKTAQRWYHAVRLYLKERLKLDISPEKSQIVNLRKRESEFLGFTIRANKKGKKRVAHTGVISSKRRKIKQEAKKLIRTIKASPSAGNIQRYNSFVLGIHHYFKRATHVSLAFSRLAFDLKPFLVNRLRPVGKLEHPFQPPPFYKKNFSLGTKTINIRGMYLFPIGNVKTFHKMNFSPKLSLYTKRGREQIYKKLRPDIQQEVGYLMKASLPNRSIEYLDNRISRYSMKMGKCEITGEYLHASDVHCHHYVPKSFGGTDKFQNLRILHKDVHRLIHIRDIERINFYLEKIPQNQRILDKINQYRKVCGMEGIKRSSLEE; encoded by the coding sequence GTGCCAACGTTGCGAAACTGGGATTATTATCATATGACGGAGACGTTTACAGACCTACATGAAAAAGCGAGTCAAGGATACAAGTTTTCTCATCTTTATGACACGATCATTTCGAGAGAAAACATCCTGCTCGCTTTTCGCATGATTAAAACCAACAAAGGGTCCAAAACGCCAGGTACCGATGGAAAAACCATCGATGACATGAAAGAGCTATCGGAAAACAATCTCGTAAACGAAGTAAGAACCAAACTAAGAAACTATCACCCGAAGAAAGTTCGAAGAGAATGGATTGAAAAAGAGAACGGTAAATGGAGACCTCTTGGGATTCCATGTATCTTGGATAGAATCATCCAACAGAGCTTCAAACAAGTTCTCGAACCGATTGTTGAGTCTCAATTCTTCAAACATAGTTACGGGTTCAGACCTCTCCGGTCTGCTCATCATGCTATGGCAAGGATACAATACTTAATTAACCAAGCGCAATTTCATTTTGTCGTCGATGTAGATATTAAAAGTTTCTTTGATAATGTGAATCACTCATTACTAAATAAACAGCTTTGGAATATGGGTATTCGAGACCGAAAGGTTCTCGCTTGTATAGCTAAAATGATCAAGTCCGAAATCGATGGAGAAGGTGTGCCTGTGAAAGGATCACCACAAGGTGGTATTCTATCACCTTTACTCTCTAATGTGGTTCTAAATGACTTAGATCAATGGGTTGCAGGACAATGGGAGGTCTTTCCTCTTACAAAAACCTACAGTTCAGATGATGCTAAAAGGCGAGCTAGAAAACAAACAAACTTGAAGCAAGGATACTTGATTAGGTACGCCGATGATTTTAAAATTCTATGCCGAGATGGAAAGACAGCTCAACGGTGGTACCATGCGGTACGTCTTTACCTCAAAGAGCGTTTAAAGTTGGACATCTCTCCAGAGAAATCTCAAATTGTAAACTTGAGAAAACGAGAATCAGAGTTCTTAGGTTTCACCATTCGTGCGAATAAAAAGGGGAAGAAACGAGTGGCCCATACAGGGGTCATTTCCTCAAAAAGAAGGAAAATCAAACAGGAAGCTAAGAAGCTCATTCGAACAATAAAAGCTTCCCCTTCTGCTGGAAATATTCAACGTTATAATAGTTTCGTTTTGGGTATTCATCATTACTTCAAACGAGCGACTCATGTAAGCCTTGCGTTCTCACGTCTTGCTTTCGATCTTAAACCATTTCTAGTGAACCGTCTTCGACCGGTTGGAAAACTAGAACATCCTTTTCAGCCACCACCTTTTTATAAGAAGAACTTTAGCTTAGGAACGAAGACTATCAACATTAGAGGGATGTACCTTTTTCCTATTGGTAATGTTAAAACATTCCATAAGATGAACTTCAGTCCAAAGCTTTCGCTTTACACAAAGAGAGGTAGAGAACAAATTTATAAAAAGTTACGACCGGATATACAACAAGAAGTCGGTTATTTAATGAAAGCTTCTCTACCGAATCGGAGTATAGAATATCTTGATAATCGAATAAGTCGGTACAGTATGAAGATGGGTAAATGTGAAATTACAGGCGAGTATTTACATGCTTCAGATGTTCATTGTCATCATTATGTACCCAAGAGTTTTGGAGGAACGGATAAGTTTCAAAACCTCCGCATTCTCCATAAAGATGTCCACCGGCTCATACACATTAGAGATATCGAGCGAATCAATTTTTATCTTGAAAAGATTCCACAAAACCAACGAATTCTAGATAAAATTAACCAATACCGAAAGGTATGTGGGATGGAAGGGATCAAGCGATCCAGTCTCGAAGAGTAA
- a CDS encoding VanZ family protein: protein MIFLAISFFSEVGNFSRLRTPFFLGDGPNNNYIPFSTISTYILNFNHYNLSTWLFNMFGNVLIFLPLGIIAPVLFNSMYRYKHIIYIAVSIRVVIEILQYQTSLGVFDIDDLILSLTGGIMGFCLYMKFLK, encoded by the coding sequence ATGATCTTTCTGGCAATATCATTCTTTTCCGAGGTAGGCAATTTTTCAAGGTTAAGGACCCCCTTTTTTTTAGGGGATGGGCCCAATAACAATTACATCCCCTTTAGCACCATATCAACCTATATCCTTAATTTTAATCATTATAATTTGAGTACGTGGCTTTTTAATATGTTTGGAAATGTATTGATATTTCTGCCTCTAGGAATTATAGCTCCAGTCCTTTTTAATAGTATGTATCGCTACAAACATATCATATATATTGCTGTATCAATAAGAGTTGTGATTGAGATATTACAATATCAAACTTCATTAGGTGTATTTGATATAGATGATCTAATTTTAAGTTTAACAGGGGGGATAATGGGGTTTTGTTTATATATGAAATTTCTTAAATAA